A region of Cucumis melo cultivar AY chromosome 2, USDA_Cmelo_AY_1.0, whole genome shotgun sequence DNA encodes the following proteins:
- the LOC103491955 gene encoding serine/arginine-rich SC35-like splicing factor SCL33 isoform X3, which produces MFSSLEEFQVILNLTHAREPRGFGFVQYVDPADAADAKHHMDGCVLLGRELTVVFAEENRKKPSDMRARERGSHTNSGRFHDRRRSPLRYSRSPRYSRSPAQRRGRYSRSPAPRHARSRSRSYDYASPPPKQRAYSRSVSPRDRPDSRERSFPQQESRGRSYSRSPRLDGSRSRSDSPTRGRSPSPVRGRSLSRSRSRSKSVSRSRSRSPQHSPRHEEEYRSEPNGDRSPGQ; this is translated from the exons ATGTTCTCAAGTCTTGAAGAATTTCAAGTCATCTTAAATCTGACACATGCAAG AGAACCACGAGGTTTTGGTTTTGTTCAATATGTGGATCCTGCTGATGCTGCAGATGCTAAACACCATATGGATGGCTGTGTTCTTCTTGGTCGGGAGTTGACTGTGGTATTTGCTGAGGAAAACAGGAAGAAACCATCTGATATGAGGGCAAGAGAGAGAGGAAG TCATACAAACAGTGGGCGATTTCATGATCGAAGAAGATCTCCTCTGCGGTATTCTCGTTCACCTCGATATTCACGTTCCCCGGCTCAACGGCGTGGGAGGTATTCTCGTTCACCAGCTCCACGCCATGCAAGGTCTAGGTCTCGTAGTTATGATTATGCATCTCCACCACCAAAACAAAGGGCTTATTCAag ATCAGTGTCCCCTCGTGACAGACCAGACAGTCGAGAGAGGTCTTTCCCACAACAGGAGAGCCGTGGAAGATCGTACTCCCGATCTCCACGTCTAGACGGTTCAAGGAGTAGGAGTGATAGTCCAACACGAGGTCGAAGTCCAAGCCCTGTAAGAGGACGAAGCCTAAGTAGGAGCAGGAGTAGGAGCAAAAGTGTTAGCCGGAGCCGAAGCCGTAGTCCCCAACATAGTCCAAGACATGAAGAAGAGTATAGAAGTGAGCCGAATGGTGATCGGAGCCCAGGTCAATAG
- the LOC103491955 gene encoding serine/arginine-rich SC35-like splicing factor SCL33 isoform X4 — protein sequence MFSSLEEFQVILNLTHAREPRGFGFVQYVDPADAADAKHHMDGCVLLGRELTVVFAEENRKKPSDMRARERGSGRFHDRRRSPLRYSRSPRYSRSPAQRRGRYSRSPAPRHARSRSRSYDYASPPPKQRAYSRSVSPRDRPDSRERSFPQQESRGRSYSRSPRLDGSRSRSDSPTRGRSPSPVRGRSLSRSRSRSKSVSRSRSRSPQHSPRHEEEYRSEPNGDRSPGQ from the exons ATGTTCTCAAGTCTTGAAGAATTTCAAGTCATCTTAAATCTGACACATGCAAG AGAACCACGAGGTTTTGGTTTTGTTCAATATGTGGATCCTGCTGATGCTGCAGATGCTAAACACCATATGGATGGCTGTGTTCTTCTTGGTCGGGAGTTGACTGTGGTATTTGCTGAGGAAAACAGGAAGAAACCATCTGATATGAGGGCAAGAGAGAGAGGAAG TGGGCGATTTCATGATCGAAGAAGATCTCCTCTGCGGTATTCTCGTTCACCTCGATATTCACGTTCCCCGGCTCAACGGCGTGGGAGGTATTCTCGTTCACCAGCTCCACGCCATGCAAGGTCTAGGTCTCGTAGTTATGATTATGCATCTCCACCACCAAAACAAAGGGCTTATTCAag ATCAGTGTCCCCTCGTGACAGACCAGACAGTCGAGAGAGGTCTTTCCCACAACAGGAGAGCCGTGGAAGATCGTACTCCCGATCTCCACGTCTAGACGGTTCAAGGAGTAGGAGTGATAGTCCAACACGAGGTCGAAGTCCAAGCCCTGTAAGAGGACGAAGCCTAAGTAGGAGCAGGAGTAGGAGCAAAAGTGTTAGCCGGAGCCGAAGCCGTAGTCCCCAACATAGTCCAAGACATGAAGAAGAGTATAGAAGTGAGCCGAATGGTGATCGGAGCCCAGGTCAATAG
- the LOC103491955 gene encoding serine/arginine-rich SC35-like splicing factor SCL30A isoform X2 yields MRGRSYTPSPPRGYGRRGRSPSPRGRYVGRGRDLPTSLLVRNLSHDCRPEDLRRPFGQFGAIKDIYLPKDYYTGEPRGFGFVQYVDPADAADAKHHMDGCVLLGRELTVVFAEENRKKPSDMRARERGSGRFHDRRRSPLRYSRSPRYSRSPAQRRGRYSRSPAPRHARSRSRSYDYASPPPKQRAYSRSVSPRDRPDSRERSFPQQESRGRSYSRSPRLDGSRSRSDSPTRGRSPSPVRGRSLSRSRSRSKSVSRSRSRSPQHSPRHEEEYRSEPNGDRSPGQ; encoded by the exons ATGAGGGGCAGGAGTTATACTCCATCGCCGCCAaggggttatggaagaaggggTCGTAGCCCTAGCCCTAGGGGGCGCTATGTGGGACGTGGAAGAGACCTTCCTACTAGCCTTCTAGTTCGTAATCTTAGCCATGACTGCAG GCCTGAGGATCTTCGTAGACCATTTGGACAGTTTGGTGCTATTAAGGACATATACCTACCGAAGGATTATTATACTGG AGAACCACGAGGTTTTGGTTTTGTTCAATATGTGGATCCTGCTGATGCTGCAGATGCTAAACACCATATGGATGGCTGTGTTCTTCTTGGTCGGGAGTTGACTGTGGTATTTGCTGAGGAAAACAGGAAGAAACCATCTGATATGAGGGCAAGAGAGAGAGGAAG TGGGCGATTTCATGATCGAAGAAGATCTCCTCTGCGGTATTCTCGTTCACCTCGATATTCACGTTCCCCGGCTCAACGGCGTGGGAGGTATTCTCGTTCACCAGCTCCACGCCATGCAAGGTCTAGGTCTCGTAGTTATGATTATGCATCTCCACCACCAAAACAAAGGGCTTATTCAag ATCAGTGTCCCCTCGTGACAGACCAGACAGTCGAGAGAGGTCTTTCCCACAACAGGAGAGCCGTGGAAGATCGTACTCCCGATCTCCACGTCTAGACGGTTCAAGGAGTAGGAGTGATAGTCCAACACGAGGTCGAAGTCCAAGCCCTGTAAGAGGACGAAGCCTAAGTAGGAGCAGGAGTAGGAGCAAAAGTGTTAGCCGGAGCCGAAGCCGTAGTCCCCAACATAGTCCAAGACATGAAGAAGAGTATAGAAGTGAGCCGAATGGTGATCGGAGCCCAGGTCAATAG
- the LOC103491955 gene encoding serine/arginine-rich SC35-like splicing factor SCL30A isoform X1 codes for MRGRSYTPSPPRGYGRRGRSPSPRGRYVGRGRDLPTSLLVRNLSHDCRPEDLRRPFGQFGAIKDIYLPKDYYTGEPRGFGFVQYVDPADAADAKHHMDGCVLLGRELTVVFAEENRKKPSDMRARERGSHTNSGRFHDRRRSPLRYSRSPRYSRSPAQRRGRYSRSPAPRHARSRSRSYDYASPPPKQRAYSRSVSPRDRPDSRERSFPQQESRGRSYSRSPRLDGSRSRSDSPTRGRSPSPVRGRSLSRSRSRSKSVSRSRSRSPQHSPRHEEEYRSEPNGDRSPGQ; via the exons ATGAGGGGCAGGAGTTATACTCCATCGCCGCCAaggggttatggaagaaggggTCGTAGCCCTAGCCCTAGGGGGCGCTATGTGGGACGTGGAAGAGACCTTCCTACTAGCCTTCTAGTTCGTAATCTTAGCCATGACTGCAG GCCTGAGGATCTTCGTAGACCATTTGGACAGTTTGGTGCTATTAAGGACATATACCTACCGAAGGATTATTATACTGG AGAACCACGAGGTTTTGGTTTTGTTCAATATGTGGATCCTGCTGATGCTGCAGATGCTAAACACCATATGGATGGCTGTGTTCTTCTTGGTCGGGAGTTGACTGTGGTATTTGCTGAGGAAAACAGGAAGAAACCATCTGATATGAGGGCAAGAGAGAGAGGAAG TCATACAAACAGTGGGCGATTTCATGATCGAAGAAGATCTCCTCTGCGGTATTCTCGTTCACCTCGATATTCACGTTCCCCGGCTCAACGGCGTGGGAGGTATTCTCGTTCACCAGCTCCACGCCATGCAAGGTCTAGGTCTCGTAGTTATGATTATGCATCTCCACCACCAAAACAAAGGGCTTATTCAag ATCAGTGTCCCCTCGTGACAGACCAGACAGTCGAGAGAGGTCTTTCCCACAACAGGAGAGCCGTGGAAGATCGTACTCCCGATCTCCACGTCTAGACGGTTCAAGGAGTAGGAGTGATAGTCCAACACGAGGTCGAAGTCCAAGCCCTGTAAGAGGACGAAGCCTAAGTAGGAGCAGGAGTAGGAGCAAAAGTGTTAGCCGGAGCCGAAGCCGTAGTCCCCAACATAGTCCAAGACATGAAGAAGAGTATAGAAGTGAGCCGAATGGTGATCGGAGCCCAGGTCAATAG